The window CTTGGATTGATGTCGGAGTGCAGAAGAGTGCCAACCGTCCGGGTCGTCATGTTTCGCGGCGCGCATGAAAGATAAAGCCCAGGAAATTCAGCAAAATTTGTGCCGCAAGGATCTGCGTAGAACCGGAGGGATCGTAATCGGGCGCAACCTCAACCAGATCAATGCCCACAATGTCATGACGATTTGCCGCGGCCTGTAGCAGCTCCAGAACCTCGTAATAGAGAAACCCGCCATGAGAGGGCGTGCCGGTGCCGGGCGCGATTGATGGGCAGAAGGCGTCGATGTCGATCGTCACGTATAGACGTGCACCAACGGGGATGTGGGCCAGCACGCCGCCGATGCCCATATCGCGGGCCTGCCTGACGCTGATAATATCAGACCCCATGGCACGGGCGTCGTCATAGCCTTCTTTGGCTGTAGAGCTGACGTTCCGAATACCAACTTGCGTTAGGCCGGTGACATAGGGCTGTTCGGCAGCACGGCGCATCGGGTTGCCGTGGCCGTTGCGGACACCGTGTCTTTCATTCACAAAATCCAGATGCGCGTCGATTTGCAGGATGTGGATGTCGCCCTGACCGTCAAAGGCTCGGATGCAGGGGATATTGATCGAATGGTCGCCCCCAATCACAACAGGAAGGGCTGCGGCGTCGAGCGCTGCACGCACGCCTGCCTCGATATTGGCGTGGCTGGCTTCGGTGTCCGTGTGGATAATATCGGCATCGCCCATGTCCACGATGTTCACGTCGCCGGGCAGATAGGTCAGATCGTCCTCATGGTCATACGCGCCCGCATGACCAAAACTGAACAAGGTAGATGCCTCGCGCACGCCGCGTGGGCCGAACCGCGCCCCTGCACGATATTGCGTGCCCGCATCAAATGGCGCGCCGAGGATCGCAACATCCGCGTCGAGCTTGGCCCAATCAGGCTCGTAAGGGCGTTTGCCGAATGTTGAGATGCCGACAAATGGCAGGTCCAGCCTACCGCTCTCATAGCCGTGTTTGCTCATCACACTCTCCTGTTTCGCCGCAGCTTTGGACAAGTGCAAATCAAATGCAAGGGTGGGCGTCTCTGGGCCTTTTCAATCCGGTCTATCCGTGAAATAGCAAACCGCCAAATGATGCCATTACCCATGGAGGTTGTTATGGAGATTCGTGAGGCCCTGACGTTCGATGATGTGTTGCTGGTTCCTGCCGCCTCATCGGTCCTGCCTTCCACCGCAGATACCCGTACCCGTGTGACCAAATCGATCGCGCTGAACATACCCTTGCTCAGCTCTGCGATGGATACGGTTACCGAAGGGCGCATGGCGATTGCCATGGCACAGGCCGGCGGAATGGGCGTGATCCACCGCAACCTGACGACTGAGGAACAGGCCAAAGAGGTCCGCCGCGTCAAACGGTTTGAAAGCGGTATTGTGTATAATCCGATCACTCTGAAAGCCAATCAGACTTTGGCCGATGCCAAGGCGTTGCAGGCCCGATACAACGTCACCGGCTTTCCGGTCGTTGATGAAACGGGGCGCGTTGTCGGTATCGTAACCAACCGCGACATGCGTTTTGCCCATCTTGATGACACGCCGGTGCATTTGATGATGAGCAGCGACAATCTGGCGATCCTGCAGGAACCTGCTGACCGCGAAGAAGCTATCAGCCTGATGAAAGCGCGCCGCATTGAAAAACTGCTGGTGACTGATGGCAAAGGCAAACTGACGGGCCTGCTGACGCTCAAAGATACCGAGCAAGCCGTGCTTAATCCGACTGCTTGCAAGGACGAGCTTGGGCGTCTGCGCGTGGCGGCTGCGACCACCACAGGCGATGCCGGTTTCGAGCGGTCTCAGGCATTGGTCGATGCGGGCGTGGATATGATCGTGATCGACACCGCACATGGACACTCCGAAGGGGTGGCGATTGCCGTGGAACGCGCCAAGAAGCTTAGCAATGAGGTTCAGGTTGTTGCCGGGAACGTGGCAACTGGCGAAGCGACACGCGCGCTGATCGGCGCGGGCGCCGATGCGGTTAAGGTCGGCATCGGACCGGGCTCAATCTGCACGACGCGTATGGTTGCCGGTGTTGGTGTGCCACAGCTGACAGCAATCATGGATTGCGCGAAGGCTGCGGGTGAAACGCCTGTGATCGCCGATGGTGGCATCAAATTCTCGGGCGATTTTGCCAAGGCGATTGCGGCTGGTGCTTCTTGTGCAATGGTCGGTTCGATGATTGCAGGTACAGATGAAAGCCCTGGAGAAGTCATTCTATATCAGGGCCGTAGCTTTAAAAGCTACCGTGGTATGGGCAGTCTTGGCGCCATGGCCAGCGGGTCTGCTGACCGGTATTTCCAGAAGGATGCTGCCAGTGACAAGCTGGTGCCGGAAGGCATCGAAGGACAAGTGGCTTACAAGGGAAGTGCCGCTGCGGTGGTACACCAGATGGTCGGCGGTTTGCGCGCGGCCATGGGTTACACTGGTTGTGGAACCGTTGATGAAATGCGCAAGAACTGCAATTTTGTCAAAATCACCGGCGCGGGTCTGAAAGAAAGCCACGTGCATGACGTTCAGATCACCCGTGAATCTCCCAACTACAGGATTGGCTAGACTATGACACCTGCTGCACGGGTGGCTGCCGCCATCGAGATACTTGATATGATCGGTGACGGCTTGCCAGCCGAGCAGGTTTTAACGCGTTGGGGACGGGGTAACCGTTTTGCCGGTTCCAAAGACCGGGCGGCGATCCGCGACCATGTTTTTGACGTATTGCGCGTGCGTCGTTCAGCTGCATGGCTGGGGAATGCTGCTACAGGGCGCGGTTTGATGATCGGCTTGCTTCGTTTGCAGGGCATTGATCCTGCAACCCTATTTACTGGCGAAGGTCATGCACCCGCGCCTTTGATGGATCATGAGATGCAGCTTCCGGAGGGCGAAATGCCCGACGCGGATGCGTGGAATTTACCCGATTGGCTGACTGAGCGATTTGCAGAAGGTCTGGGTGATGCAGCAGCGGAGACCGCGCAGAAGCTGCAAGGTCGCGCACCAGTGACGCTCCGGGTAAATGTTGCAAAAACAAATACCTCTGATGCTATCCTCATGTTGAAAGAGGCTGGCGTCGAGGTTGTGGAAAATCCTTTGAGTGCGACGGCCTTGACGGTTGTTGAGGGCAGTCGGCGCATCCGCAATGCTCCTGCGTATATGGATGGCTTTGTCGAGCTACAGGACGCAAGTAGTCAGGCGGTCGTCGATGCGTTGCCACAGGCTGGCCGCGTGCTTGACTATTGCGCTGGCGGCGGCGGTAAGGCGCTGGCAATTGCGGCCCGCGGGGCCGATGCGGTTTTCGCTCATGACATAGATGTTGGACGGATGCGCGATCTGCCATTGCGCGCCGCCCGTGCAGAGGCCGAGATCACCCAGCTTGAGGGCAGTGATCTAGCGACCTTTGGACCCTACGATCTGGTTCTGGTTGATGCGCCGTGTTCCGGCAGCGGTTCTTGGCGGCGTGCGCCTGAGGCCAAGTGGCGTTTGACGCCAGAGCAGCTTGCTCAGACAATGGACCTGCAGGACAGCATTCTGGATGCAGCGGCGGCACTTGTCGCAGAGGGCGGGACCCTTGTCTACGCGACCTGTTCGATCCTGCCTGATGAAAACCAACAGCGTGTTGCTGCGTTTCTGGCGCGCAATAACGGCTGGGTTTGCACGTGGGAAAAGACGTTTGAGGTCAGCGATCTGGGTGACGGTTTCTACTCCGCACACTTGACGCAAAGCAACTAATTACAAAAAAATTGCCGGCTGCGGGAATGTTGTATGCCATTTTCGGATACGGTTAATAGGCGGTTAACCCTTCGGCCCAAGAGTAGACTGAATGATTCGGGATTTGATTCCTGAAAGCGCTGGAAGGGAAGTTATGCATCGGACAAGGGGCACCTGGCTGACGGATAGGGTGGTTTTGGCGACGCCTCAACGTTTAGGAGCCCTTCTTGTTTTGGCGCTGCTACTTGGCGGGGCCGCATGGGGTGCTCTTGACGGGGCGGCGCAGATTGGCGCGGGTGCGGCCAGTGTCAGCCTGCTTTGTGTCTGTCTCGCTTTACTGGTGCTGCGTGTCGGCCATAAACTGGCGCAGGAGCGGAGCCATAATTCGGTGGCGCATTTTGTCACCAACGATAGCGCGCCCAGTTTCATCACGAGTCATGATGGCCAGATCGATTTCGCCAATCCCGCGGCTGACCGCATATTCGGGGCCACCAAGGACCGTACGATGGCATCGGTGTTGGCGGATCGGATGGGAAACCCTGGACCGGTGCTTTTCCGTTTGCAATCGCGGGCTGAGATAAATGGTTCTGCGCGCGAAGAGATTGTGACCAACAGCGGCCAGATATTACTGGCAGTACATGCGATTGGTTCTGATGGTTTCGCGTGGCGGGTTGAGCCGCAGAACACACAGGCTGCTGCCGGTCTCATGGGTGATAGCCGCATTTTACCAATGCTAATGGTTGGGCGAAGCGGGGCGATCCTGTCTATGAACCACGCTGCCCGGCAGTTTATCGGAATGAGAAGCAAATCCTTGGACGGTATCTTTGCCGAACAGGTTGTTGTTCCCGGTACGGTAATGCAGGTGGCCACCACTGCAGGAAGCAAACCCGCTTTGATCGCCCAAACGGATGCGGGGGCGGGACGGTCGGCCATCTATTTTTTACCGCCGCCAACCGCAGGCGAAGCGCTGCCAAATCCGGATTGGCAGGTCTTTCAGGATATGCCAATCCCGATGATCAAGATCGCTCTCGATGGAACAGTCCAGTCCTTTAACAAACGGGCATCCAATCTGATTGGTGTTGTTCTTACAGAGGGTGCGCATTTATCGGCGCTTATGGAGGGGCTGGGCAGGTCCATCTCGGATTGGCTTGAAGACACATTGGCTGGCAGGTTGGTGCAAAAATCCGAATTCCTGCGCCTTACGCGTGGGGATCGCGAGGCCTTTGTTCAGGTCACCTTGAACCGTATTGAAGAGGATGGAGTGCCAGCGTTGATTGCTGTGTTGCATGATGCGACAGAGCTCAAGTCGCTTGAGGCGCAATTTGTTCAGAGTCAGAAAATGCAGGCGATCGGACAACTTGCCGGCGGTGTGGCGCATGATTTCAATAACTTGCTTACGGCTATCTCTGGCCACTGCGATCTGTTGCTCTTGCGTCATGACCAAGGTGATAGCGACTATAGCGACCTCATCCAGATTAACCAAAATGCGAACCGTGCTGCGGCGCTGGTGGGGCAACTGCTTGCCTTCTCTCGAAAACAGACGTTGCGGCCTGAAACTCTTGATATGCGGGACACCCTGGCTGATCTGACCCATCTGCTGAACAGATTGGTCGGGGAAAAGGTGACGCTGACACTAAGCCATGATCCGGTGCTTCAGCCGATCCGGGCTGACAAGCGGCAGTTGGAACAGGTCTTGATGAACCTTGTGGTGAACGCCCGCGACGCCATGCCTTCGGGCGGTGAAATTCGGATCGTGACAGAATGTACAAACCTGAAAGACCCGATGTCACGCGATCAGGTCACAGTTCCTGCGGGTGAATACGTGACCATCAAGGTTAGTGATGATGGCTTTGGTATTGCATCAGATAAATTACAAAAGGTTTTTGAGCCTTTTTTCACGACGAAGCGCACAGGTGAGGGGACGGGCCTTGGCCTTTCAACGGCTTACGGTATTATCAAACAAACGGGCGGCTATATTTTCGTGGACAGTCGCGAAGGGGTCGGAACGTGTTTTACGCTATATTTCCCTGTTCTTGTCCAAACGGCCAAACTCGAAGTCCCAAAATCGAAAGAGGCGGGACCAATCGTTAAGACAGCACCTAAGGGTGGTGTTATCTTGCTGGTCGAGGACGAAGCACCGGTGCGTGCCTTTGCCAGCAGAGCACTGCGGTTGCGGGGCTATACTGTTCTCGAAGCCGAAAACGCGGAAGCTGCGCTGGAAACTCTCGAAGACCAAGATCTAAAGATTGATGTCTTTGTCACGGATGTCGTTATGCCGGGGATGGACGGGCCAAGCTGGGTACGTGAAGCGCTCAAGATGCGGCCTGATGTCAGGGTCGTATTCGTATCAGGTTATGCTGAAGATAGCCTTGGAGAAGCTCAAAAGAAGATTCCAAATTCGGTATTCTTGCCCAAGCCGTTCTCATTGAATGACTTGACGGAAACCGTAAACAAGCAGCTCCACTAACCGCTTGGAATACTGTCATAAAGCGCAAACTCATCGGCAAATTTTCGGCGGAACCTTTCCTCAATCTCAGGCGACAATGCGATCTCTATCGCGGGTGATACGTTTTCCTGGGCCAGAGACAGCTTCACATCCAGTCTGTCTTCCAGAAAGCTTTGCAGACTTTGCTGATCCTCATACCGGAACAGATGCGTAATGCCCGTGCCATTAGGTTGGCGCTCAAGGAATTTGAGCTGGCTACCCACCTCAGCAAAACCAGGCCGCTTTCCTTTCATGTAACCCAGCACAAAATCATCAAAGCTGATTCCGAAAGTATTGTTGGGTTTGTCCTTCATAAACGGGCGTTGTCGGTACCTGTACCAGCTGCTGAGCCAGCTCACTGGATCACGCATAACGGCCATCAGCTCCATTTCCGCATCGCAAACGTTCAAAAACATCGGCCGGATGAATCGGTTGTACCGATAGACCGGTGCATGCTTTAGCAGGGGCGGATCAGTGATTGCCATATCAGCCCGGGTGGCCAACGCAGTTTGGTAGGCTGTTGAGCCCGTCTTTGGTACAGATAGGAACGCGAGACGTTCTTTAAAGAAAACAAGCATCTAAGATCTCCGGTTCCGGTCAGCATACAAACTGCCTGCTGCATAAACAACTTCTTAACCAATGGTCTGCAAAGTCGGGGTAGCAAAAATTCGATTGAAATGTTCTGCGTTTGTGCTCATAAGAACATTAATAGAACATAACCACATTGTGACAGGGGCGATTGCCGCCACCGTCGCCCTGTGACAGTAAGGGAAGAACCCAAATGGCAACGGCAGATCTTTTGAATATGGATAAGAAATCAGCGGACAAACAAAAAGCGCTCGACAGCGCTCTGGCGCAGATCGAGCGGCAGTTTGGCAAAGGCTCAATCATGAAGCTGGGATCGGAAGGTGCGATACAGGATATCACGTCATCCTCGACCGGCTCGCTTGGGCTAGACATTGCGCTTGGCATCGGCGGTTTGCCGATGGGGCGTATCATCGAGATTTATGGCCCAGAATCATCAGGTAAAACCACTCTGACACTGCACTGTATTGCCGAGCAGCAAAAAGCCGGCGGCGTATGCGCGTTTGTCGATGCTGAGCATGCGCTTGACCCGCAGTATGCCCGTAAGCTGGGCGTCGACATTGACGAGCTGCTGATCTCGCAGCCCGACACAGGTGAGCAGGCATTGGAAATCACCGATACCCTGGTTCGGTCGGGCGCTGTGAACATGGTCGTTGTGGATTCGGTTGCGGCCCTGACGCCAAAGTCAGAACTTGAAGGTGAAATGGGCGACAGCTCGGTCGGGGTTCAGGCGCGTCTGATGAGCAAGGCGATGCGCAAGCTGACCGGCTCGATCTCTCGGTCAAACTGTATGGTGATCTTCATCAACCAGATCCGGATGAAAATCGGCGTGATGTTTGGCTCTCCCGAGACAACGACCGGTGGTAACGCCCTGAAGTTCTATTCGTCCGTGCGTCTGGACATCCGTCGTATCGGTTCTCTTAAGGACCGCGATGAGGTTGTGGGCAACCAGACTCGCGTCAAGATCGTCAAGAACAAGGTCGCAGCACCATTCAAGCAGGTCGAATTCGACATCATGTACGGTGAAGGCATCTCAAAAATGGGTGAACTGCTGGATATGGGGGTTAAAGCCGGTATCGTCGATAAGTCGGGCAGTTGGTTTTCGTACGGGGATGAACGGATCGGGCAGGGGCGTGAGAACGCCAAAAACTATCTGCGCGAACACGAGACTATGGCGATCGAGATCGAAGACAAAATCCGTGCCTCTCACGGGCTAGATTTTAACGGCTCTGAAAATGCCGACGATCCCAGTATTCTGGACGATTGATCGCCTGATTTCGACATTGAACCTGAAAAAGGGTGCGTGCCATGCGGCGCGTGCCCTTTTTTGCTTCGCCGCCTGTGGACAGCACCTTATGCCAGCGTTATCTCAGCAAAAGACTTTCGCCCGCCCAAAGGATGGATCCCATGCAAACGCTCAACGAAATCCGCTCGACTTTTCTTAATTATTTCGGAGAAAACGGTCACGCGATTGTACCATCCAGCCCGCTGGTTCCACGGAACGATCCCACATTGATGTTCACTGCTGCGGGGATGGTTCAGTTCAAGAACCTGTTCACGGGCGTTGAGACGCGAGACTACACCCGCGCGACGACAGCGCAGAAATGTGTGCGCGCCGGCGGTAAACACAATGACCTTGATAACGTCGGCTATACCGCGCGGCACCACACATTCTTTGAGATGTTGGGAAATTTCAGCTTTGGTGACTACTTCAAAGAGGACGCTATTCCGCTTGCGTGGGATCTGCTGACCAAGGTGTTCGGCATTGATGCGTCGCGTCTGCTGGTGACAGTTTATCATACCGATGATGAAGCTGTTGAAATCTGGAAAAAGCACGCGGGCCTTAGCGATGACCGGATTATCCGCATTGCGACCGATGACAATTTCTGGTCCGCTGGTCCCACGGGTCCTTGCGGTCCCTGTACCGAGATTTTCTATGACCATGGGGATCACATCTGGGGTGGCCCTCCTGGTTCCCCTGACGAAGACGGTGACCGGTTTGTTGAAATCTGGAACCTCGTATTCATGCAGTACGAGCAGTTCGAGGATGGCACCCGCCGTGATCTGCCGAATAAATCCATCGATACCGGCATGGGGATTGAGCGGGTCGCCGCCCTGCTGCAAGGCACGAACGACAACTATGCAACCGACTTGATGCGTAGCTTGATCGAGGCATCTGCCAACGCCTCCAGCACGGATCCTGACGGTCCGGGCAAAACGCATCACCGTGTGATTGCTGACCACCTGCGCTCCACCTCTTTTCTGATGGCCGATGGCGTAATGCCCAGCAACGATGGCCGTGGCTATGTGTTGCGTCGCATCATGCGCCGCGCCATGCGTCACGCCCATCTGTTGGGTGTGCAAGACCCGCTGATGCACCGCCTGGTTCCGGCTTTGGTGACGCAGATGGGGCAGGCTTATCCAGAATTAGGGCAAGCGCAAAGCATGATTGAGCAGACGCTGCTGCAAGAAGAAACGCGGTTCCGCCAGACGCTGGACCGCGGCCTGAAGCTGTTGGACGACGAGCTGGTGAAACTGCCGGAGGGGGCCAATCTGCCCGGTGCCGCGGCGTTCAAGCTGTATGACACATTCGGCTTTCCGCTTGACCTTACGCAGGATGCGCTGCGTGAAAAGGGCCGTGCAGTGGATACAGAAGGTTTTGACACCGCCATGGCCGAACAGAAGGCCAAAGCCCGTGCAGCTTGGTCCGGTTCGGGTGAGGCGGCAGATGCCGCAATTTGGTTTGACGTTGCTGATAAATCCGGCCTGACGGAGTTTCTCGGGTACGATACCGAAACTGCGGAAGGCAAGATCGCAGCGCTTGTGCAAGACGGCAAAGCGGTCGCTGAAGTTGGCGAAGGTAAGGACGTTCAGATCGCCCTTAACCAAACGCCCTTTTACGCCGAAAGCGGTGGCCAGCTGGGCGATACGGGCATCATCCGGACGGATACAGGTACAGCGCGTGTGACCGATACGCGCAAGGCGGCGGGTGTCTTTATTCATTTTGCGAAAGTCGAAAAGGGTAGCATTTCCAATGCGCAATCCGCCGTTCTTGAGGTGAATCACGAACGTCGGACGGCGATCCGCGCCAATCACTCTGCAACGCACCTGCTGCATGAAGCCCTGCGTCACGCGCTTGGGGATCATGTTGCACAGCGTGGCTCTCTTAATGCCCAGGACCGGCTGCGGTTCGACTTTAGCCACAATGAACCTGTCAGTGCCGAAGACATGTCGCGAGTTGAGGCCGAGGTGAACAGCTATATCCGCCAGAACTCTCCGGTCGAAACGCGGATTATGACGCCGGATGACGCACGCGGACTGGGTGCGCAGGCATTGTTCGGAGAGAAATACGGCGATGAGGTCCGCGTGGTTTCCATGGGCCGTCAAAGCGGTTCGGGCAAAGGCACAGACGGCGGCACCTATTCGCTAGAGCTTTGCGGTGGCACGCATGTGGCCCGCACCGGTGATATTGGTGCTTTTGTGATGCTGGGCGATAGTGCCAGCAGCGCGGGTGTGCGCCGCATCGAGGCGCTTACTGGTGAGGCGGCAATCGCGCATCTGCGGGCGCAGGACGAATTATTGAGCCGCACTGCGCTAGAGCTCAAGAGCCCTGCGGCATCAGTTCCCGAACGTGTGCGCGCGCTGATGGATGAGCGCCGGAGCCTTGCCAACGAAGTCGCACAACTGCGCCGCGAGCTTGCTATGTCCGGCGGAACAAGTGCGCCAGAAGCGCGCGAAATCAATGGTGTAGCGTTCCATGCTCAAGTGCTTAGCGGGATCACCGGTAAGGATTTGCCTGCCTTGGTAGACGAGCATAAGGCGCGCCTTGGGTCAGGTGCGGTATTGCTGATCGCCGATACCGGCGGCAAAGCTGCTGTTGCGGCGGGCGTGACTGCTGACTTGACCGCACAGCTTTCCGCTGTGGACATTCTGCGTGCTGCTGTGGCTGAACTGGGCGGTAAGGGTGGCGGTGGCCGTCCTGATATGGCGCAGGGCGGTGGTGCTTCTGCCGATAATGCCGAGGCTGCGATTGCAGCCGCTGAAACCATTTTGAAAGGATAAGCCCCATGGGAGCACTCTGGATCGCCCACGTCACTGTCACGGACGAGGAAGCCTATAAGAAATACGCAGCCGGTGCGACGGTTGCTATCGCAGAACATGGCGGTGAATTCATCGCCCGTGGTGGCCGTTTTGTTCAGCTTGAGGGCAAAGAGCGCCCCCGAAATGTGGTGGCCCGTTTCCCCGATGTGGAAACGGCCGAGCGTTGCTATCACTCAGCGGCCTATCAGGCGGCACTGGAGCACGCAAAAGGCGCTTCGGAGCGTGAATTGATGATCATCGAAACCAGCGAATAGGCTGGCGGCACGGCGTCAGCTTTTCACTACGTTGATATGAACTAACGATAAAAAAAGGCGCTCCAATCAGGAGCGCCTTTTTTCCATTTAGGCTGATTTGGCCATCCGCTTGCGTTCATGCGGATCCAGATAACGCTTGCGCAGGCGGATCGCGTTTGGCGTCACCTCCACCAGTTCGTCATCGTCGATATAGGCAATCGCTTCTTCGAGGCTCAGCGTGATTGGCGTGGTCAGGCGTACCGCTTCGTCTGTACCAGAGGCACGAACGTTGGTCAGCTGTTTGCCTTTCAGCGGGTTCACTTCCAGATCATTTTCACGGCTGTGCTCACCGATGATCATACCAGTATAAACGTCTGTTTGCGCACCGATGAAGAAACGGCCGCGATCTTCGAGCTTCCAGAGCGCGTAAGAAACAGCAACGCCGTTTTCCATTGAGATCAGAACACCTGCACGACGACCCGGGATCGGACCTTTGTGCGGTGCCCATGAATGGAACACACGGTTCAGAACACCTGTGCCGCGCGTGTCGGTTAGGAATTCGCCGTGGTAACCGATCAGACCGCGCGATGGCACGTGGGCCACGATGCGGGTTTTGCCAGCACCTGCTGGCTTCATCTCGACCAGTTCGCCTTTGCGCACGCCGGTCAGCTTTTCGATCACCGCGCCAGAGTATTCGTCATCCACGTCGATTGTAGCTTCTTCGATAGGCTCGTGGCGGACGCCGTCGATTTCCTGAAACAGAACCTGCGGACGCGAGATTGACAGCTCAAAACCTTCGCGGCGCATGTTTTCGATCAGAACGCCCATCTGGAGTTCACCGCGACCCGCAACTTCAAACGCTTCGCCACCAGGGGTGTCGGAGATTTTGATCGCTACGTTGGATTCGGCTTCTTTGTGCAGACGCTCGCGAATGACGCGTGACTGGACTTTCTTGCCGTCACGACCCGCCAACGG is drawn from Sulfitobacter sp. S223 and contains these coding sequences:
- the speB gene encoding agmatinase codes for the protein MSKHGYESGRLDLPFVGISTFGKRPYEPDWAKLDADVAILGAPFDAGTQYRAGARFGPRGVREASTLFSFGHAGAYDHEDDLTYLPGDVNIVDMGDADIIHTDTEASHANIEAGVRAALDAAALPVVIGGDHSINIPCIRAFDGQGDIHILQIDAHLDFVNERHGVRNGHGNPMRRAAEQPYVTGLTQVGIRNVSSTAKEGYDDARAMGSDIISVRQARDMGIGGVLAHIPVGARLYVTIDIDAFCPSIAPGTGTPSHGGFLYYEVLELLQAAANRHDIVGIDLVEVAPDYDPSGSTQILAAQILLNFLGFIFHARRET
- the guaB gene encoding IMP dehydrogenase, with the protein product MEIREALTFDDVLLVPAASSVLPSTADTRTRVTKSIALNIPLLSSAMDTVTEGRMAIAMAQAGGMGVIHRNLTTEEQAKEVRRVKRFESGIVYNPITLKANQTLADAKALQARYNVTGFPVVDETGRVVGIVTNRDMRFAHLDDTPVHLMMSSDNLAILQEPADREEAISLMKARRIEKLLVTDGKGKLTGLLTLKDTEQAVLNPTACKDELGRLRVAAATTTGDAGFERSQALVDAGVDMIVIDTAHGHSEGVAIAVERAKKLSNEVQVVAGNVATGEATRALIGAGADAVKVGIGPGSICTTRMVAGVGVPQLTAIMDCAKAAGETPVIADGGIKFSGDFAKAIAAGASCAMVGSMIAGTDESPGEVILYQGRSFKSYRGMGSLGAMASGSADRYFQKDAASDKLVPEGIEGQVAYKGSAAAVVHQMVGGLRAAMGYTGCGTVDEMRKNCNFVKITGAGLKESHVHDVQITRESPNYRIG
- a CDS encoding RsmB/NOP family class I SAM-dependent RNA methyltransferase; protein product: MTPAARVAAAIEILDMIGDGLPAEQVLTRWGRGNRFAGSKDRAAIRDHVFDVLRVRRSAAWLGNAATGRGLMIGLLRLQGIDPATLFTGEGHAPAPLMDHEMQLPEGEMPDADAWNLPDWLTERFAEGLGDAAAETAQKLQGRAPVTLRVNVAKTNTSDAILMLKEAGVEVVENPLSATALTVVEGSRRIRNAPAYMDGFVELQDASSQAVVDALPQAGRVLDYCAGGGGKALAIAARGADAVFAHDIDVGRMRDLPLRAARAEAEITQLEGSDLATFGPYDLVLVDAPCSGSGSWRRAPEAKWRLTPEQLAQTMDLQDSILDAAAALVAEGGTLVYATCSILPDENQQRVAAFLARNNGWVCTWEKTFEVSDLGDGFYSAHLTQSN
- a CDS encoding ATP-binding protein, which translates into the protein MHRTRGTWLTDRVVLATPQRLGALLVLALLLGGAAWGALDGAAQIGAGAASVSLLCVCLALLVLRVGHKLAQERSHNSVAHFVTNDSAPSFITSHDGQIDFANPAADRIFGATKDRTMASVLADRMGNPGPVLFRLQSRAEINGSAREEIVTNSGQILLAVHAIGSDGFAWRVEPQNTQAAAGLMGDSRILPMLMVGRSGAILSMNHAARQFIGMRSKSLDGIFAEQVVVPGTVMQVATTAGSKPALIAQTDAGAGRSAIYFLPPPTAGEALPNPDWQVFQDMPIPMIKIALDGTVQSFNKRASNLIGVVLTEGAHLSALMEGLGRSISDWLEDTLAGRLVQKSEFLRLTRGDREAFVQVTLNRIEEDGVPALIAVLHDATELKSLEAQFVQSQKMQAIGQLAGGVAHDFNNLLTAISGHCDLLLLRHDQGDSDYSDLIQINQNANRAAALVGQLLAFSRKQTLRPETLDMRDTLADLTHLLNRLVGEKVTLTLSHDPVLQPIRADKRQLEQVLMNLVVNARDAMPSGGEIRIVTECTNLKDPMSRDQVTVPAGEYVTIKVSDDGFGIASDKLQKVFEPFFTTKRTGEGTGLGLSTAYGIIKQTGGYIFVDSREGVGTCFTLYFPVLVQTAKLEVPKSKEAGPIVKTAPKGGVILLVEDEAPVRAFASRALRLRGYTVLEAENAEAALETLEDQDLKIDVFVTDVVMPGMDGPSWVREALKMRPDVRVVFVSGYAEDSLGEAQKKIPNSVFLPKPFSLNDLTETVNKQLH
- a CDS encoding gamma-glutamyl kinase; this encodes MLVFFKERLAFLSVPKTGSTAYQTALATRADMAITDPPLLKHAPVYRYNRFIRPMFLNVCDAEMELMAVMRDPVSWLSSWYRYRQRPFMKDKPNNTFGISFDDFVLGYMKGKRPGFAEVGSQLKFLERQPNGTGITHLFRYEDQQSLQSFLEDRLDVKLSLAQENVSPAIEIALSPEIEERFRRKFADEFALYDSIPSG
- the recA gene encoding recombinase RecA gives rise to the protein MATADLLNMDKKSADKQKALDSALAQIERQFGKGSIMKLGSEGAIQDITSSSTGSLGLDIALGIGGLPMGRIIEIYGPESSGKTTLTLHCIAEQQKAGGVCAFVDAEHALDPQYARKLGVDIDELLISQPDTGEQALEITDTLVRSGAVNMVVVDSVAALTPKSELEGEMGDSSVGVQARLMSKAMRKLTGSISRSNCMVIFINQIRMKIGVMFGSPETTTGGNALKFYSSVRLDIRRIGSLKDRDEVVGNQTRVKIVKNKVAAPFKQVEFDIMYGEGISKMGELLDMGVKAGIVDKSGSWFSYGDERIGQGRENAKNYLREHETMAIEIEDKIRASHGLDFNGSENADDPSILDD
- the alaS gene encoding alanine--tRNA ligase, which encodes MQTLNEIRSTFLNYFGENGHAIVPSSPLVPRNDPTLMFTAAGMVQFKNLFTGVETRDYTRATTAQKCVRAGGKHNDLDNVGYTARHHTFFEMLGNFSFGDYFKEDAIPLAWDLLTKVFGIDASRLLVTVYHTDDEAVEIWKKHAGLSDDRIIRIATDDNFWSAGPTGPCGPCTEIFYDHGDHIWGGPPGSPDEDGDRFVEIWNLVFMQYEQFEDGTRRDLPNKSIDTGMGIERVAALLQGTNDNYATDLMRSLIEASANASSTDPDGPGKTHHRVIADHLRSTSFLMADGVMPSNDGRGYVLRRIMRRAMRHAHLLGVQDPLMHRLVPALVTQMGQAYPELGQAQSMIEQTLLQEETRFRQTLDRGLKLLDDELVKLPEGANLPGAAAFKLYDTFGFPLDLTQDALREKGRAVDTEGFDTAMAEQKAKARAAWSGSGEAADAAIWFDVADKSGLTEFLGYDTETAEGKIAALVQDGKAVAEVGEGKDVQIALNQTPFYAESGGQLGDTGIIRTDTGTARVTDTRKAAGVFIHFAKVEKGSISNAQSAVLEVNHERRTAIRANHSATHLLHEALRHALGDHVAQRGSLNAQDRLRFDFSHNEPVSAEDMSRVEAEVNSYIRQNSPVETRIMTPDDARGLGAQALFGEKYGDEVRVVSMGRQSGSGKGTDGGTYSLELCGGTHVARTGDIGAFVMLGDSASSAGVRRIEALTGEAAIAHLRAQDELLSRTALELKSPAASVPERVRALMDERRSLANEVAQLRRELAMSGGTSAPEAREINGVAFHAQVLSGITGKDLPALVDEHKARLGSGAVLLIADTGGKAAVAAGVTADLTAQLSAVDILRAAVAELGGKGGGGRPDMAQGGGASADNAEAAIAAAETILKG